Proteins encoded by one window of Actinomycetota bacterium:
- a CDS encoding adenine deaminase C-terminal domain-containing protein: MTWFRHRDQGLIDVALGNAPADQVIAGGKLVNVLTKEVYPADVAIKGDRIAAVGDVARCLDSSTKTIDAEGKYLVPGLIEPHLHAYHSYTSVTNVAQALLIHGTTTTADGIYGPSIIGGIDTIRFMIDEYARTPLKLIFVVPVVGYLQNRELGLDPAPNSINAEQMMAMLDWPETVGLEEPPYLPVVQKDPVFMELYRRAIEKGLVITGHAAGIGVPEQLDAYIAAGTTTDHEAVEAEVALAEARSGMRVLMRQGSGAFDLRELSRAITEQQVDTRSFTYCADLASCEKLMHEGDIDECIREAVRAGIDPITAIQMGTLNAAQVYKLDDNIGSISPGRCADVVLVSDLRDFEVESVMAGGELVVSDGKLVAEIAPPEYPEAMYGTVRIQRDLVASDFDVPAPEGAEQVRVRVIGVVDLSLHTKELFETLKVNDGVIQPDPENDVLPIAMIDRHAATGQIGRAFVKGFGLRRGAIASSVNAVCEDIVVIGASKEDMAFAANHIAKIGGGKVAVADGKVLAEVRLPLLGLFSADPLPTIVAEFDQLAASIRELGSAVTHPFSTLEFCGACGEIGKIKISPQGIIDVEKIELVDLVAEDQAAHA; the protein is encoded by the coding sequence GGACTCCAGCACCAAGACGATCGACGCCGAGGGCAAGTACCTGGTGCCCGGGCTGATCGAGCCCCACCTTCACGCCTACCACTCCTACACCAGCGTCACGAACGTGGCCCAGGCGCTGCTGATCCACGGCACCACGACGACCGCCGACGGCATCTACGGTCCGTCGATCATCGGCGGGATCGACACGATCAGGTTCATGATCGACGAGTACGCCCGCACGCCGCTGAAGCTGATCTTCGTCGTGCCCGTGGTGGGCTACTTGCAGAATCGTGAGCTGGGCCTCGACCCGGCGCCTAACTCGATCAACGCCGAGCAGATGATGGCGATGCTCGACTGGCCGGAGACTGTGGGCCTGGAGGAGCCGCCCTACCTGCCGGTCGTCCAGAAGGACCCGGTCTTCATGGAGCTGTACCGCCGGGCGATCGAGAAGGGCCTCGTGATCACCGGCCACGCGGCCGGCATCGGCGTGCCGGAGCAGCTGGACGCCTACATCGCCGCCGGCACCACGACCGACCACGAGGCGGTCGAGGCCGAGGTCGCCCTGGCCGAGGCGCGCTCCGGCATGCGGGTGCTGATGCGCCAGGGGTCGGGCGCCTTCGACCTGCGCGAGCTCTCCAGGGCGATCACCGAGCAGCAGGTCGACACGCGCTCGTTCACCTACTGCGCCGACTTGGCCTCGTGCGAGAAGCTGATGCACGAGGGCGACATCGACGAGTGCATCCGCGAGGCCGTGCGCGCCGGCATCGACCCGATCACCGCGATCCAGATGGGGACCCTGAACGCTGCGCAGGTCTACAAGCTCGACGACAACATCGGCTCGATCTCGCCCGGGCGCTGCGCGGATGTCGTGCTCGTCAGCGACCTGCGCGACTTCGAGGTCGAGTCGGTGATGGCCGGCGGCGAGCTGGTGGTCAGCGACGGCAAGCTGGTCGCCGAGATCGCGCCGCCGGAGTACCCCGAGGCGATGTATGGCACCGTGCGCATCCAGCGCGACCTAGTCGCGAGCGACTTCGACGTCCCGGCGCCCGAGGGCGCCGAGCAGGTGCGTGTGCGCGTCATCGGCGTCGTGGACCTGAGCCTGCACACCAAGGAGCTGTTCGAGACGCTCAAGGTGAACGACGGCGTCATCCAGCCGGACCCAGAGAACGACGTCCTGCCGATCGCGATGATCGACCGCCACGCGGCGACCGGCCAGATCGGCAGGGCGTTCGTGAAGGGGTTCGGCCTGCGCAGGGGCGCGATCGCCAGCAGCGTGAACGCCGTCTGCGAGGACATCGTGGTGATCGGCGCCTCGAAGGAGGACATGGCCTTCGCCGCCAACCACATCGCTAAGATCGGCGGCGGCAAGGTGGCGGTCGCCGACGGGAAGGTGCTCGCCGAGGTGCGCCTGCCCCTGCTGGGCCTGTTCTCGGCCGACCCGCTGCCGACGATCGTGGCCGAGTTCGACCAGCTCGCGGCGAGCATCCGCGAGCTCGGCTCGGCTGTCACCCATCCGTTCTCGACGCTGGAGTTCTGCGGCGCCTGCGGCGAGATCGGGAAGATCAAGATCTCTCCCCAGGGGATCATCGACGTAGAGAAGATCGAGCTCGTCGACTTAGTCGCCGAGGACCAGGCCGCTCACGCGTAG
- a CDS encoding LLM class flavin-dependent oxidoreductase: MTGLDSQSGRRLRYGAYGPFQPLSAIYETANWAEQRGLDSYWLGDRSIAFPTPDVLEAWSALVAVATRTERIGLGMAVTDPFRRHPAVLAQTVTALDHISDGRALPGIGMGERVNVVPFGMPMEKKTARLQEFVELMKLYWSGEPIHFEGKYFSSKGGVLRPTPIQSPHPPVWMAGNAPRTLEVVGRVADAWLPAALTPDMYREDLGRIREVAAEAGRDPDAIEPGLFMYTVLHEDAGQARETAHQLGRGIAVWWRGSLRRLGYDLGSDDLTVSNFDGSPEAMDEWLKLAEDVPAEAVDQLVNSGDPGQLKGRMEEFVAAGVRHFVVISLDGLGDIARWKETVTCLCDEVIPALGDRPAAVA; this comes from the coding sequence ATGACAGGGTTAGACTCGCAGAGCGGCAGGAGGCTGCGGTACGGCGCCTACGGGCCCTTCCAGCCGCTGAGCGCCATCTATGAGACCGCGAATTGGGCCGAGCAGCGCGGGCTCGACTCGTACTGGCTCGGAGATCGCAGCATCGCGTTCCCCACGCCCGACGTTCTCGAAGCCTGGTCGGCATTGGTCGCCGTGGCGACCCGCACCGAGCGGATCGGGCTCGGCATGGCCGTCACCGATCCCTTCCGGCGGCACCCGGCCGTGCTGGCGCAGACGGTCACCGCGCTCGACCACATCTCCGACGGCCGCGCGCTGCCGGGCATCGGCATGGGCGAGCGGGTGAACGTCGTGCCCTTCGGCATGCCGATGGAGAAGAAGACCGCCCGCCTGCAGGAGTTCGTGGAGCTGATGAAGCTCTACTGGAGCGGCGAGCCGATCCACTTCGAGGGCAAGTACTTCAGCTCGAAGGGCGGCGTGCTGCGTCCGACGCCGATCCAGTCGCCGCATCCGCCCGTCTGGATGGCGGGCAACGCGCCGCGCACGCTCGAGGTCGTCGGCCGGGTCGCCGACGCCTGGCTGCCGGCCGCACTGACCCCGGATATGTACCGCGAGGACCTCGGGCGCATCCGCGAGGTCGCGGCCGAGGCGGGGCGGGACCCCGACGCGATCGAGCCAGGCCTGTTCATGTACACGGTGCTCCACGAGGACGCCGGGCAGGCCCGCGAGACCGCCCACCAGCTGGGGCGCGGGATCGCCGTCTGGTGGCGAGGGTCGCTGCGCCGGCTCGGGTACGACCTCGGCAGCGACGATCTGACCGTCTCGAACTTCGACGGCAGCCCGGAGGCGATGGACGAGTGGCTGAAGCTGGCCGAGGACGTGCCCGCCGAGGCGGTGGACCAGCTGGTCAATTCAGGCGATCCTGGGCAGTTGAAGGGCCGCATGGAGGAGTTCGTCGCCGCCGGCGTGAGGCACTTCGTCGTCATCAGCCTCGACGGCCTCGGAGACATCGCGCGCTGGAAGGAAACCGTTACGTGCCTGTGCGACGAGGTAATCCCCGCCCTCGGCGATCGCCCGGCGGCGGTCGCCTAG